The genomic region CTCGGAGGCCGTGCCCGCCGACGACTCCCTGGATGCCCAGGAGCAGGACACCGCACTGCTGTTGACGCTCCCCCAGGGCCTCGACTGGCGCAAGCAGCCCTTCTCGCACGTCGGCGGTCCCGGCTCACGCCCCGTCAGGGTCCCGCGGCTGGGCCGCGAAGCCGCCTGACCAGTCGTACGTTCCCCGCACCAGGGCGTCCAGAGAGGCGCGGTGCAGGATCAGCCCATCCGGGTCCTCCGGGACCCGGACCTCACCGAAGTACACCTGGCGGTAGGCGATCCGCAGCATCACGATCGCGTGCCGCAGGGCCGCGTAGAGCAGATGGAACTCCATGTCGCGCGGTGTGTGGCCGGTGAGTTCGGCATAGCGCCGCTCGATGTTCTCCCGGCACAGGAAGTCCGGCAGTCCGCGCTGTCCCGTCCCCTCGGTCAGGTCCTGGAAGAAGCGGTGCAGATAGACGGTCCAGCCGAGGTCCAGCTCGCACGGGCCGTATGCCGCCATTTCCCAGTCGAGCACGGCGGCGGGCGCGAAGCCGTCGTACATGATGTTGCCGATCCGGGCGTCTCCCCAGCAGAGCACCGCCGGGCCCTCGTCCAGCGGCCACAGCGACTCCAGGCGGTCGAAGGCGCTCTCGATCAGCGGTGAGCGGGGCAGCCCGTCCACCACCCAGGCGTAGTAGGCCCGTTGCTCCTGTACGTGCCGGCGCAGCGGGCTGCCGGTGCCGTCCGGGAGCA from Streptomyces sp. NBC_01267 harbors:
- a CDS encoding phosphotransferase family protein; amino-acid sequence: MTTAPRPRTTTRDPQDLGRRITRWLDARLPGVRVTDLSTPASNGMSSETLLFTVDHPAAPVRACALRLAADPAAYTVFPAYDMERQYRVMRLVAEHTGVPVPRALWLETDPGPLGAPFFVMEQAQGRVPPDVMPYTYEGNWLHSATDADRAALEEAMLGVLSGLHGQFPAAEAEFLLPDGTGSPLRRHVQEQRAYYAWVVDGLPRSPLIESAFDRLESLWPLDEGPAVLCWGDARIGNIMYDGFAPAAVLDWEMAAYGPCELDLGWTVYLHRFFQDLTEGTGQRGLPDFLCRENIERRYAELTGHTPRDMEFHLLYAALRHAIVMLRIAYRQVYFGEVRVPEDPDGLILHRASLDALVRGTYDWSGGFAAQPRDPDGA